Proteins encoded in a region of the Bacillus sp. T3 genome:
- a CDS encoding alpha/beta fold hydrolase: protein MKRVFIIGGTGFIGKQLVQQLFTEQVDIILLVRSITKAKAIFLDQVHRLQFVEGDLTKPGLGLRDEDTQLVLKSDVIIHAGGPMDITVPEQQATAAFLNGAKHVSELAQTIHITKGLEQLIHVVGYMSPFDDHNSNVDIDVFHDGQQYLNIKNPYERTKFLADLYLRQQAMKVGYPISVINPPTVVGPSQTGSTEQLAGVGLLVKSLQKGLMPVVPGGRDYRLPLIANDLLANFIIEILKQGEPKSGTYTLVPDRSNDLTMPELLEIMTESLNVKTPTKSVPIQMMKALLNAGGSKLTGIPADGLNFITKRDFSNDMVETVMGKGWFQENSAAIFLPVVIADLDYRLTFPTNKLDNEFDRVRIENLVVYQKSGEGKPFILFHGLLSDGEDLFPLARHLYEKTGRPVWVVDLPGLGRSPFKKGKNKMDIYLEAVKGLLTDASEGAHLIGHSFGAIVLLAACKQHYFRPQDTITLLQPPVLKKRLPVLPDFLKKWMVKKASLNMLEKYFLDTGMFRSGDEMPPNYVAKVKSSFTSPRILNTTVQMDGWLSNLEGMELNDVVSSDIEIIWGNHDRAYELPAKLGDVMQVPYGHHFPLSHPIETANVILENEKNTDSIPV, encoded by the coding sequence ATGAAAAGAGTTTTTATAATCGGCGGTACGGGATTCATTGGTAAGCAGCTTGTCCAACAATTATTTACAGAGCAGGTAGACATCATCCTATTAGTAAGGTCCATAACGAAAGCAAAGGCGATTTTCCTAGATCAAGTGCATCGCCTCCAGTTTGTAGAAGGGGATTTAACAAAACCAGGTTTAGGGCTACGGGATGAAGATACTCAACTGGTATTAAAGAGCGATGTAATCATACATGCTGGTGGTCCAATGGACATTACCGTCCCTGAACAACAGGCAACTGCTGCATTTTTAAACGGCGCAAAGCATGTGAGCGAACTGGCACAAACCATTCATATTACAAAAGGTTTAGAGCAATTGATTCATGTCGTCGGTTATATGAGTCCTTTTGATGATCACAATAGCAACGTGGATATTGATGTATTTCATGATGGACAGCAGTATTTAAACATAAAAAATCCGTATGAACGGACGAAATTTTTAGCAGACCTATATCTGCGCCAGCAAGCAATGAAAGTCGGCTACCCTATTTCTGTCATAAATCCTCCGACAGTGGTTGGTCCGAGTCAGACTGGGAGTACGGAGCAGCTGGCAGGTGTAGGGTTGCTAGTGAAAAGTTTACAGAAAGGTCTTATGCCCGTTGTACCTGGAGGAAGAGACTACCGCTTACCGCTTATTGCTAACGATTTATTAGCAAATTTTATTATTGAGATTTTGAAACAAGGAGAACCGAAGAGCGGAACCTATACACTTGTTCCGGACCGAAGTAATGATCTTACTATGCCCGAATTACTTGAAATCATGACGGAAAGCCTGAATGTGAAAACACCCACTAAATCTGTTCCCATCCAAATGATGAAAGCATTATTAAATGCTGGAGGAAGTAAACTAACAGGAATCCCGGCGGATGGGTTAAATTTCATTACGAAAAGAGATTTTTCAAATGATATGGTGGAAACGGTAATGGGGAAGGGTTGGTTCCAAGAAAATAGTGCAGCGATTTTTTTACCTGTGGTGATAGCGGATTTAGATTATCGTCTAACGTTTCCTACCAATAAGCTCGATAACGAGTTTGACAGAGTAAGGATCGAAAACCTTGTCGTTTATCAAAAAAGTGGTGAAGGCAAACCATTTATTTTGTTCCATGGTTTACTCAGTGATGGCGAGGATTTGTTTCCATTAGCGAGACATTTATATGAAAAAACAGGTCGACCTGTGTGGGTCGTCGATCTTCCGGGTTTAGGCCGTTCTCCTTTTAAAAAAGGAAAAAATAAGATGGATATTTATCTTGAAGCAGTTAAAGGACTTTTGACTGATGCTTCTGAAGGTGCGCACTTAATTGGACATTCCTTTGGAGCGATAGTGTTGCTGGCTGCATGCAAACAACATTATTTTCGTCCACAAGACACCATCACACTGCTGCAACCGCCAGTGTTGAAAAAGAGGCTCCCCGTGTTACCGGATTTTTTGAAAAAATGGATGGTAAAGAAAGCGAGTTTGAATATGTTAGAAAAATATTTCTTGGATACAGGAATGTTTCGTAGTGGAGATGAGATGCCTCCAAACTATGTGGCAAAGGTCAAAAGTAGTTTTACCTCACCAAGAATATTGAATACAACAGTTCAAATGGATGGATGGTTGTCGAACCTGGAAGGAATGGAACTGAACGATGTTGTGAGTAGTGATATTGAGATTATTTGGGGAAATCATGATCGGGCTTATGAATTGCCTGCAAAACTGGGAGATGTCATGCAGGTTCCATATGGGCATCATTTTCCTCTGAGTCATCCAATCGAAACAGCAAACGTGATATTAGAAAATGAGAAAAATACAGATTCAATTCCGGTGTAG
- a CDS encoding SagB/ThcOx family dehydrogenase, with amino-acid sequence MGRYEQQREFLKSNFLEFKHIKTDKAKGLPKPLTVKPYDPSSIIIDLPEIYEDMIKRQSIYECIKERRSTRLYSEERLTLEELSYLLWATQGITGTNKGGLMLRTVPCSGATHTFETYLFIMRIEGLQPGIYRYLPVEHKLLFMDELSEIDNKIDAITLDQPFVPNFGKRAAAVFAWSTTPYRSEWKYDISAHKKILIDVGHICQNLYLASESINAGACAIGIYDQKLIDEVLGLDGDEEFVLYLGAVGKKRK; translated from the coding sequence ATGGGACGATATGAACAACAGAGAGAATTTTTAAAATCAAATTTTCTCGAATTCAAACACATTAAAACCGATAAGGCTAAGGGGTTGCCAAAACCGCTGACTGTTAAGCCCTATGACCCCTCATCGATCATAATAGATCTGCCTGAAATTTATGAGGATATGATAAAAAGACAAAGTATTTACGAATGCATAAAGGAAAGGAGAAGTACACGGCTTTATTCTGAGGAAAGATTAACCCTTGAGGAGTTATCTTATCTATTGTGGGCTACACAAGGTATCACTGGTACCAATAAAGGCGGACTTATGCTCCGAACTGTCCCCTGCAGTGGAGCCACACATACATTTGAAACCTATCTATTCATTATGCGGATAGAAGGCCTTCAACCTGGGATTTACAGATATCTTCCAGTAGAGCACAAACTTTTATTTATGGATGAATTGTCTGAAATAGATAACAAAATCGATGCTATTACACTAGATCAGCCATTTGTACCTAACTTTGGCAAACGAGCTGCAGCAGTATTTGCATGGAGCACAACTCCGTACCGTTCGGAATGGAAATATGATATTTCAGCACACAAGAAAATTCTTATCGATGTTGGACATATATGCCAAAACCTATATTTAGCTAGCGAATCCATCAATGCAGGAGCATGTGCGATTGGTATTTATGACCAAAAATTAATTGATGAGGTTTTAGGTTTGGACGGAGATGAAGAGTTTGTCCTATACCTAGGCGCCGTTGGAAAAAAACGAAAATAA
- a CDS encoding 5'-nucleotidase C-terminal domain-containing protein translates to MLPGSLEAYFSVPGLKSPTAFSFDGTTPPPDDEPIDGELGLNIRDIQGQSHTSPYKDKNVVDVPGVVTYVVDSSNFYIQDPNPDDNSNTSEGLLVYKPSHGVAVGDCVTVSGLVKEWVLDGYAEKLQTDLAMTEINAQSGKITKVSSGNELPTPIIIGKDAIPPTSDIDNDQFAAFDPAEDGIDFYESLEGMLVSIENPTVTGPQKYGEVPVITGPIAGKEYTKEGTPLLTKENQNPEKMLLQLDDRSFVTKAGDSFAGTVTGVVSYSFSNFKILTKAANLPQLVEKEITNEVTTIQKEEDKLTIAGYNIENFAASDTVKRDKLAKSVVDNLGSPDIIGLVEVLDESGETNDGVVKADANYMALSEAIKGFGGPTYAWTEIAPEDGKDGGVPGGNIRVGYLYNPDRVQLNEAPKGDATTAVAYENGSLTLNPGRIDPTNAAFNSSRKPLAAEFTFHGEEVVVINNHFNSKGGDQPLFGKNQPPTLESEAQRVQIAQIVNNFVSDVKEKNEDANVVVLGDLNDFEFSAPLAALKGDDLTNLVETLPASERYTYNYQGNAQVLDHILVSNNLAGAAKLDIVNFNSPYMEEHGRASDHDALVAQLDLAVEEGPFTMSLLHVNDSHAYVEQFPRLISAVNELRSQKENSLLLHAGDVFSGTLYFRRYLGLADLYFMNQLGFDAMTLGNHEFDKDSATLANFIKQAKFPIVSSNVNMTNDSELGPLFKNSVGGTNEQGEIFPAIIKEVDGEEVGIFGLTTEDTSFLANPGDNIKFEDSVQKANETVALLEAQGVDKIIALSHLGYQSDLDLAKEVNGIDVIVGGHSHTKLDAPVVIEKAEPTLIVQANEYLKYLGVLDVTFDEKGVIADYAGELKPLSNYPEDAEAKAKVEEYKAPLTELQKQVVGSTSVALNGERGDVRSKETNLGNLIADGMVAKANEFIPTYIAMQNGGGIRASINQGDITLGEVLTVLPFGNNLVTLDLTGAEILAALEHSVSTPGAGGFMQVSGLKFKYDPAKPVGDRVWDVEALTADGYEELKPDKTYRIATNAFTADGGDGYSMFKTAKDQGRITELYIVDFEVFTSYLEKSNPVSPVVEGRIVQQVEDSVAPDAPSVNEVTDQSTNVTGKAEAGATVEVSIAGSVVGTSTASEDGSFDIEIAKQKAGTELTVTATDAAGNVSDGTVVIVIDVTAPEAPKVHDVIQNDTVVTGTTEAGASVKVMMDNVELGTAVADVNGKFEVLVSKQKHKNVLTVSATDAAGNVSEASIVEVLKKNEK, encoded by the coding sequence TTGTTACCCGGTTCACTTGAAGCTTATTTTTCCGTACCAGGTCTAAAATCGCCAACGGCCTTTTCATTTGATGGCACAACGCCACCTCCTGATGACGAACCTATTGATGGCGAACTAGGATTAAACATTCGCGACATTCAGGGTCAATCACATACTTCACCTTATAAAGATAAAAATGTAGTAGATGTACCAGGGGTAGTTACTTATGTTGTAGACAGTAGCAATTTTTACATCCAGGATCCAAACCCAGATGACAATTCTAATACCTCAGAAGGTCTTCTCGTTTACAAGCCATCACACGGTGTTGCCGTGGGGGATTGTGTAACCGTTTCGGGACTTGTCAAAGAGTGGGTACTAGATGGTTATGCCGAGAAGCTGCAAACGGATTTAGCGATGACAGAAATTAATGCTCAATCGGGAAAAATTACAAAGGTTTCTAGTGGCAACGAGCTTCCAACACCAATTATCATCGGTAAGGACGCGATACCACCAACATCCGACATTGATAACGATCAATTTGCAGCATTTGATCCAGCTGAAGATGGGATTGATTTTTATGAGAGCTTAGAAGGAATGCTTGTTTCCATCGAAAATCCTACTGTAACCGGACCACAAAAATATGGAGAAGTACCGGTCATTACAGGTCCTATTGCTGGAAAGGAATATACAAAAGAAGGAACACCTTTATTAACTAAGGAAAACCAAAATCCTGAGAAAATGCTTCTACAACTTGATGATCGAAGCTTTGTAACAAAAGCAGGAGACTCTTTTGCTGGAACCGTTACTGGAGTGGTGAGTTATTCGTTTAGTAATTTTAAAATCTTAACAAAAGCAGCTAATTTACCTCAATTAGTAGAAAAGGAAATAACGAATGAAGTCACGACGATTCAAAAAGAAGAAGATAAACTAACTATTGCCGGCTACAATATTGAAAACTTCGCCGCTTCCGATACCGTCAAACGCGATAAGCTAGCAAAATCAGTGGTTGATAACTTAGGTTCTCCTGATATTATTGGTCTTGTTGAGGTGCTTGACGAAAGTGGGGAAACGAACGACGGTGTTGTCAAGGCAGATGCAAACTATATGGCATTAAGTGAGGCAATTAAAGGGTTTGGTGGGCCGACCTATGCTTGGACAGAAATTGCTCCTGAGGATGGGAAGGATGGAGGAGTCCCAGGTGGAAACATCCGTGTCGGTTATCTATACAATCCGGATCGTGTGCAGTTAAACGAGGCACCAAAAGGAGATGCCACTACGGCAGTTGCCTATGAAAATGGCTCGCTTACTTTAAACCCAGGTCGGATTGACCCAACAAATGCTGCTTTCAACAGTAGCCGTAAGCCGTTAGCCGCGGAGTTTACGTTCCATGGTGAAGAAGTTGTTGTCATTAACAATCACTTTAACTCTAAAGGTGGAGATCAGCCTTTATTTGGAAAAAATCAACCGCCGACACTTGAAAGTGAAGCACAACGAGTACAAATTGCCCAAATCGTTAATAACTTTGTCTCTGACGTTAAAGAAAAGAACGAGGATGCCAATGTTGTCGTATTAGGAGACTTAAACGATTTTGAGTTTTCTGCACCACTAGCCGCATTAAAAGGTGATGACTTAACGAACCTAGTCGAAACGCTACCAGCTTCTGAAAGATACACTTACAACTATCAAGGAAATGCACAAGTATTGGATCATATTTTAGTATCCAACAATTTAGCTGGAGCAGCGAAACTGGATATCGTGAACTTTAACTCTCCATATATGGAAGAGCATGGACGCGCTAGTGACCATGATGCCCTTGTTGCGCAGTTAGATTTAGCCGTAGAAGAAGGGCCATTCACGATGTCACTCCTTCATGTAAACGATTCACATGCCTATGTAGAGCAATTCCCACGACTGATTTCGGCTGTGAACGAGTTACGTTCCCAAAAGGAAAATAGCTTGTTGCTACATGCTGGGGATGTGTTTTCAGGAACATTATACTTCAGACGATATCTCGGTCTAGCAGACTTGTATTTTATGAATCAATTAGGGTTTGATGCGATGACACTTGGAAACCATGAATTTGATAAGGATTCAGCAACGCTAGCGAATTTCATTAAGCAGGCTAAGTTCCCAATTGTGTCTTCCAACGTCAACATGACAAATGATTCTGAATTAGGGCCACTATTCAAAAACTCAGTCGGTGGAACGAATGAACAAGGAGAAATCTTCCCGGCTATTATAAAAGAAGTGGATGGAGAAGAGGTAGGGATTTTTGGCTTAACAACAGAAGATACATCATTCCTTGCGAATCCTGGAGATAATATTAAGTTTGAAGACTCAGTCCAAAAAGCTAATGAGACGGTAGCGTTGCTTGAAGCACAGGGTGTGGACAAAATTATTGCTTTATCCCACTTAGGCTATCAATCAGATTTGGATCTGGCAAAAGAGGTAAACGGAATTGATGTGATTGTTGGCGGGCATTCCCATACAAAACTAGATGCTCCTGTTGTGATAGAAAAAGCGGAGCCAACTTTAATCGTCCAAGCAAATGAGTATTTAAAATATCTTGGAGTACTTGACGTTACCTTTGATGAAAAAGGTGTGATTGCCGATTACGCTGGTGAGTTAAAGCCATTAAGTAATTACCCAGAGGATGCTGAAGCAAAAGCGAAGGTGGAGGAGTATAAAGCACCATTAACTGAACTACAAAAACAGGTAGTCGGAAGTACATCAGTTGCGTTAAATGGGGAACGTGGTGATGTTCGCAGCAAGGAAACCAATCTAGGGAACTTAATTGCGGACGGCATGGTCGCGAAAGCAAATGAGTTCATCCCTACGTATATTGCGATGCAAAACGGCGGTGGAATTCGTGCCTCGATTAATCAGGGGGATATCACGTTAGGAGAAGTGTTAACGGTACTACCTTTCGGCAACAACCTTGTTACGCTTGACCTAACTGGTGCAGAAATTCTTGCTGCCTTAGAGCACAGTGTGAGCACTCCTGGTGCAGGTGGATTCATGCAGGTTTCAGGATTGAAGTTCAAGTACGATCCGGCGAAACCAGTAGGTGATCGCGTCTGGGATGTCGAGGCTTTAACAGCTGACGGTTATGAAGAACTCAAACCTGATAAAACATATCGCATCGCGACGAATGCCTTCACAGCGGACGGTGGCGATGGTTACAGCATGTTTAAAACGGCGAAAGACCAAGGACGAATCACCGAGTTATACATTGTCGACTTTGAGGTGTTTACTTCCTATTTGGAAAAGTCCAACCCTGTTTCACCAGTGGTGGAAGGTAGAATTGTCCAACAAGTTGAGGACAGTGTTGCTCCAGATGCTCCTTCTGTAAATGAAGTGACCGACCAATCGACAAACGTAACTGGCAAGGCAGAAGCAGGTGCAACGGTTGAAGTGTCTATTGCTGGATCTGTAGTTGGAACTAGTACTGCATCAGAGGACGGTAGCTTTGATATCGAAATCGCAAAGCAAAAAGCTGGAACTGAGCTTACGGTTACAGCCACAGATGCTGCTGGCAATGTAAGTGACGGGACAGTCGTGATAGTTATCGATGTAACCGCACCAGAAGCACCAAAAGTCCATGATGTCATCCAAAATGATACCGTGGTGACAGGTACAACGGAAGCTGGTGCAAGTGTGAAGGTCATGATGGACAATGTAGAGCTAGGAACAGCTGTAGCCGATGTTAACGGGAAGTTTGAGGTATTGGTGTCAAAGCAAAAACATAAAAATGTATTAACCGTGTCGGCCACTGATGCGGCTGGAAATGTTAGTGAGGCAAGTATTGTTGAGGTATTAAAGAAAAACGAGAAGTAA
- a CDS encoding TetR/AcrR family transcriptional regulator, whose amino-acid sequence MNQKRVIEVAANLFLEKGFAYTSMDELVRVSKVSKSNVYYHFSNKDELLAAVVDYWITVYNQALDEVLNQQQLSVEQRVLTFLTQLSQGVRGREYQGSCPFITLAIQCPAHANQLKERIGLFFAELKLKVCILFKQGMERGEFRHTKQPDEVAALFITNLEGSLFLAETQKDATIITKTAQQFMRLLR is encoded by the coding sequence ATGAATCAAAAGCGTGTGATTGAAGTAGCGGCCAATTTATTTTTGGAAAAGGGCTTTGCCTATACGAGCATGGATGAATTAGTTCGCGTTAGTAAGGTGTCAAAGTCAAATGTGTATTATCATTTTTCAAATAAAGATGAATTATTAGCAGCGGTCGTTGATTATTGGATTACGGTATACAATCAAGCATTGGATGAAGTACTGAATCAGCAACAATTATCAGTTGAACAACGAGTGTTGACCTTTTTAACGCAATTGTCACAAGGGGTGCGAGGCAGGGAGTATCAAGGTAGCTGTCCATTTATAACACTAGCGATCCAATGCCCAGCGCATGCTAATCAACTGAAAGAGAGAATCGGATTGTTTTTCGCAGAATTGAAATTAAAGGTTTGTATCCTCTTTAAACAAGGCATGGAACGAGGAGAATTTCGTCATACGAAACAGCCGGATGAAGTAGCTGCGTTATTTATCACTAATTTGGAAGGCTCATTATTTCTTGCAGAAACTCAAAAAGATGCTACCATCATCACGAAAACAGCTCAACAATTTATGAGATTGCTTCGCTAA
- a CDS encoding DUF6359 domain-containing protein produces MKRLRKQLVALTTLFVLLISLVLPYRALASEPITVGQAIANNTGTATVVGYIVGYTTSGSSGKATYDFDAPFAADTNFAIADSPTERDATKLLPVQIPTSFRSNYGLLTNPSIVGQKVFVTRFT; encoded by the coding sequence TTGAAGAGGCTTAGAAAACAGCTTGTTGCTCTAACGACTTTGTTTGTTTTATTGATTAGTTTAGTTCTCCCCTATCGGGCATTGGCGTCTGAACCAATTACAGTTGGACAAGCCATTGCGAATAATACGGGGACAGCTACCGTTGTTGGGTATATTGTCGGTTATACAACAAGCGGCAGTAGTGGTAAAGCTACATATGATTTTGATGCTCCATTTGCAGCAGATACCAACTTTGCTATTGCCGATAGCCCAACGGAACGGGATGCAACGAAACTATTACCCGTTCAAATTCCTACTAGTTTTCGTTCAAACTATGGTTTATTAACGAATCCCTCAATCGTCGGTCAAAAGGTTTTTGTTACCCGGTTCACTTGA